Genomic window (Streptomyces yatensis):
CGTGGTTGTGCCGGTGGCCAGCAGCACCGCCCGGTCGGCGATGGCCGGACGGCCGTCGGAGAGGACATTCAACTGCAGGGCGGCGTTATAGGCGTAGGGAACAGTGCCCGACGACCGCTCGGCAGGGATTGCGTGCTTCAGTACGAAGGGCTGCATGAGTGACCTCTTGGTGCTCCATGTATTCGTCTATCCACCACGCAACAGTACGTACTAAAAGTCTACGGCACTCCCTGGCAACGATTTTGTCCTCTGCGTCGCGATATGAAGTGTGTCACAGGATCCCAGCGGAACCTCAAGGCCCGATTGAACGTCAACATATGCCTCAGGTATTGCGTCACCGAATAGTCGGCCACCGCGACGGGAGCACCAGCTGAGGAACGGCGGGTCAGGGCGTCCGCGCGTCCTCGCGATGGGTC
Coding sequences:
- the tgmA gene encoding putative ATP-grasp-modified RiPP, whose amino-acid sequence is MQPFVLKHAIPAERSSGTVPYAYNAALQLNVLSDGRPAIADRAVLLATGTTTSTAGSKTHFDD